A single region of the Chionomys nivalis chromosome 23, mChiNiv1.1, whole genome shotgun sequence genome encodes:
- the LOC130865128 gene encoding LOW QUALITY PROTEIN: melanoma-associated antigen D1-like (The sequence of the model RefSeq protein was modified relative to this genomic sequence to represent the inferred CDS: inserted 1 base in 1 codon; deleted 1 base in 1 codon; substituted 1 base at 1 genomic stop codon) has translation MRAHEKDELEKLGKGTKLGAQTRPVAQKPDGGAGLHGFQAEAPVEDRALHVQTLMEAIQISEAPPTNQAMAAASGQNASPQSSQPPTANEVADTEVSTAAARPKTGFKAQNTKGPNDFSQARNAKEMPKNQSKAAFTSQNGTAKGPNAASEFSQAASAGKSAAKKSEMAFKAQNTKAGPSATYNFSQSPSANEMANNQPKTATKAWNDTTKVSAADAQIRNVNQAKMADLGTSPGISETDGAAAQTSADGSQAQNVESRTIIQGKKTGKINNLNVEENSSADQRRASLASGNWRSAPVPVTTQNPPGTPQNVLWQTPLAXQNLSGWQNQKTKQTPPARQSPPARQTASAWQNPVAWQNPVIWPNPVIWQNPVIWPNAIVWPGPIVWLNPMVWQNTTGWQSPPTWQAPPSWQNPQDWQGPPDWQLPHDWSLSPDWAVPTDWPYPPDWIPADWPIPPDWQNLRPSPNLRSSPNSRASQNQGAPQPRDVALLQERANKLVKYLMLKDYTKVLIKRSEILRDIIREYTDVYPEIIERACFVLEKKFGIQLKEIDKEEHLYIPISTPESLAGILGTTKDTPKLGLLLVILGIIFMNGNRASEAVLWDALRKVGLRPGVRHPLLGDPRKLLTYEFVKQKYLDYRQVPNLNPPEYEFLWGLRSYHETSKMKVLRFIAEVQKRDPRDWTAQFMEAADEALDALDAAAAEAEACAEAXTRMGIGDEAVSGPWSWDDIEFELLTWDEEGDFGDPWSRIPFTFWARYHQNARSRFPQAFTGHIIIPSGTATANFAAKFSAIGFFWVE, from the exons ATGAGAGCACATGAGAAGGATGAGCTGGAGAAGCTGGGGAAGGGAACAAAGCTCGGGGCACAG ACAAGACCGGTGGCTCAGAAACCGGACGGCGGTGCAGGCCTCCACGGCTTCCAGGCTGAGGCCCCTGTTGAAGACCGCGCCTTACATGTGCAGACCTTGATGGAAGCCATCCAGATCTCCGAGGCTCCACCCACCAACCAGGCCATGGCAGCTGCCAGTGGGCAGAATGCTAGTCCCCAGAGTTCACAGCCCCCAACTGCCAATGAGGTGGCTGATACTGAGGTTTCAACAGCTGCTGCTAGGCCTAAGACAGGCTTTAAAGCTCAGAATACCAAGGGTCCAAATGATTTCTCTCAGGCACGTAATGCCAAGGAAATGCCCAAGAACCAGTCTAAGGCAGCCTTTACGTCACAGAATGGCACCGCTAAAGGCCCAAATGCTGCCTCTGAGTTTTCCCAGGCAGCAAGCGCAGGCAAATCAGCAGCTAAAAAGTCTGAAATGGCCTTTAAGGCCCAGAATACTAAGGCAGGCCCCAGTGCCACATACAATTTCTCTCAGTCTCCCAGTGCCAATGAGATGGCCAACAACCAGCCTAAGACAGCTACTAAGGCTTGGAATGATACCACTAAGGTCTCTGCAGCTGATGCCCAGATCCGGAATGTAAACCAGGCCAAGATGGCTGACTTAGGGACCAGCCCAGGTATCTCTGAAACTGATGGCGCAGCTGCACAGACCTCAGCAGATGGCTCCCAGGCTCAGAATGTGGAGTCCCGGACTATAATTCAGGGCAAGAAGACCGGCAAGATTAACAACTTGAATGTGGAGGAGAACAGCAGTGCGGATCAAAGACGGGCCTCACTGGCTTCAGGGAACTGGAGGTCTGCTCCAGTTCCAGTGACCACTCAGAACCCACCTGGCACACCCCAGAATGTGCTGTGGCAGACCCCACTGG TGCAGAACCTGTCAGGCTGGCAAAACCAGAAAACCAAGCAGACCCCACCAGCACGTCAGAGTCCCCCAGCTAGGCAGACAGCATCAGCTTGGCAGAACCCAGTTGCATGGCAGAATCCAGTGATCTGGCCTAACCCAGTGATCTGGCAGAATCCAGTGATATGGCCAAATGCCATTGTCTGGCCCGGTCCAATTGTCTGGCTAAACCCAATGGTCTGGCAGAATACAACTGGATGGCAGTCCCCACCCACCTGGCAGGCT CCACCCAGCTGGCAGAACCCTCAAGATTGGCAAGGCCCTCCAGATTGGCAGTTACCCCATGACTGGTCACTGTCTCCTGACTGGGCAGTTCCCACTGATTGGCCTTATCCACCTGACTGGATCCCTGCCGACTGGCCAATTCCACCTGACTGGCAGAATTTACGACCCTCGCCCAATCTGAGATCCTCCCCCAACTCTCGTGCCTCACAGAACCAGGGTGCACCACAGCCCCGAGATGTGGCCCTTCTTCAGGAAAGAGCAAATAAGTTGGTCAAGTACCTGATGCTTAAAGACTACACGAAGGTGCTCATCAAGCGCTCAGAAATACTGAGGGATATCATCCGAGAATACACTGATGTTTATCCAGAAATCATCGAACGCGCCTGCTTTGTCCTGGAGAAGAAGTTTGGAATTCAGCTGAAGGAAATTGACAAAGAAGAGCACCTGTATATTCCCATCAGTACTCCTGAGTCCCTGGCTGGCATACTGGGAACGACCAAAGATACACCCAAGCTTGGTCTCCTCTTGGTGATTCTGGGCATTATCTTCATGAATGGCAACCGTGCAAGTGAGGCTGTCCTTTGGGATGCACTGCGCAAGGTGGGACTGCGTCCTGGGGTCAGACACCCCCTCCTTGGTGATCCAAGAAAACTTCTTACTTACGAGTTCGTGAAGCAAAAATACCTGGACTACAGACAAGTGCCCAACCTCAACCCTCCTGAGTATGAGTTCCTCTGGGGCCTCCGTTCCTACCATGAGACTAGCAAGATGAAAGTGCTGAGATTCATTGCAGAGGTTCAGAAGAGAGACCCTCGTGACTGGACCGCACAGTTCATGGAAGCTGCAGATGAAGCATTGGATGctctggatgctgctgctgctgaggcagAGGCCTGCGCTGAAGCATGAACCCGCATGGGAATTGGAGATGAGGCTGTGTCTGGGCCCTGGagctgggatgacattgagtttgaGCTGCTGACCTGGGATGAGGAAGGAGATTTTGGAGATCCTTGGTCCAGAATCCCCTTTACCTTCTGGGCCCGATACCACCAGAATGCCCGCTCCAGATTTCCTCAGGCCTTTACTGGCCACATTATCATCCCCAGTGGTACAGCTACTGCCAACTTCGCCGCCAAATTCAGTGCCATTGGCTTCTTCTGGGTTGAGTAA